A single window of Pectobacterium parmentieri DNA harbors:
- a CDS encoding D-hexose-6-phosphate mutarotase: MHNTIFSLPVTKQISTTLSERQLDQLPVIVVEHPEVRAAIALQGAHLLSWQPTNEEPVLWLSDNTPFTQHVAIRGGVPICFPWFGPFAEPNHGFARLLPWEFTAHSEDEHGVQLTFTLRDNEETRKSWPHEFTLIARFKLGKECGIELEAHGDYSITSALHTYFQIGDISDIRIAGLGESFIDKVDQGKLATQQGDLVFTGRADRIYTQPQNTSVVHDAVLKRTIEVHHSHHSDVVSWNPGAELSRTISDMPDEGYKTFVCVETARINQPFVASANAPARLATVIRIKK, from the coding sequence ATGCATAACACAATTTTCTCACTCCCCGTCACGAAGCAAATTAGCACCACCCTCAGCGAGCGTCAGTTGGACCAATTACCCGTCATCGTCGTCGAACATCCTGAAGTTCGTGCCGCTATCGCATTACAAGGCGCACACCTGCTCAGTTGGCAGCCGACGAATGAAGAACCCGTACTTTGGCTGAGCGACAATACGCCTTTTACTCAGCACGTTGCCATTCGCGGTGGCGTCCCGATCTGTTTCCCTTGGTTTGGCCCTTTCGCCGAGCCTAACCACGGTTTTGCTCGTCTGCTGCCGTGGGAATTTACCGCCCACAGCGAAGATGAGCACGGTGTGCAACTCACGTTCACGCTGCGCGATAATGAGGAAACACGTAAGAGCTGGCCACATGAATTCACGCTCATCGCTCGCTTCAAGCTGGGTAAAGAGTGCGGTATTGAGCTGGAAGCACACGGTGATTACAGCATTACCAGCGCGCTGCACACCTACTTCCAGATCGGCGACATCAGCGACATTCGTATTGCTGGCCTGGGTGAGTCATTCATTGATAAAGTGGATCAAGGCAAGCTGGCGACGCAGCAAGGCGACCTGGTCTTTACCGGCCGTGCAGATCGTATCTATACCCAACCGCAGAACACCAGCGTGGTACATGATGCGGTACTGAAACGCACCATCGAAGTGCACCATTCGCACCATAGCGATGTGGTGTCATGGAACCCCGGCGCAGAACTTTCTCGGACGATTAGCGATATGCCGGATGAGGGATATAAAACGTTCGTGTGCGTGGAAACCGCGCGAATTAACCAACCTTTTGTCGCGTCAGCCAACGCTCCGGCTCGTCTGGCGACGGTTATCCGCATCAAGAAATAA
- a CDS encoding aldo/keto reductase — protein MTKAIRFPDDTRVPAIGQGTWYMGEDARMKAQEVTALQSGIDLGLTLIDTAEMYAEGRAEDVVGEAIRGRRDSVYLVSKVYPHNAGGEKAIQACERSLKRLQTERIDLYLLHWRGGIPLVDTIAAMERLQQAGKIGQWGVSNLDLEDMRELWSLDGGQHCMTNQVLYHVASRGIEFDLLPWCQQQQLPVMAYCPLAQAGRLRDGLFSHPVVNRIAREHSITPAQLLLAWTIRQPGVIAIPKASAIKHVQENAKALDVLLSVENIAQLDQAFPAPTRKQHLDVV, from the coding sequence ATGACAAAAGCGATTCGTTTTCCAGATGATACCCGCGTACCGGCAATCGGTCAGGGAACGTGGTACATGGGCGAAGATGCCCGAATGAAAGCGCAGGAAGTTACCGCACTGCAATCGGGCATCGATCTTGGATTAACGTTGATTGATACGGCTGAAATGTACGCAGAAGGTAGGGCGGAAGATGTCGTCGGGGAGGCGATACGTGGCCGTCGCGATAGCGTTTATCTGGTATCGAAAGTCTACCCGCACAATGCGGGAGGCGAAAAAGCGATACAGGCGTGTGAACGCAGCCTGAAGCGACTGCAAACGGAGCGTATTGATTTGTATCTGCTGCATTGGCGCGGTGGCATCCCGTTAGTTGATACGATTGCGGCGATGGAACGGTTGCAGCAGGCAGGAAAAATCGGGCAGTGGGGCGTATCCAATCTTGACCTTGAGGATATGCGGGAGTTGTGGTCGCTAGATGGCGGGCAGCACTGCATGACTAATCAGGTGCTTTACCATGTGGCATCACGCGGTATTGAGTTTGATTTGTTGCCATGGTGTCAGCAACAGCAACTTCCCGTGATGGCGTATTGTCCGCTGGCACAAGCTGGGCGCTTGCGCGATGGGTTATTTTCTCACCCGGTGGTGAACCGTATTGCGCGCGAACATAGCATCACGCCAGCACAGCTTTTATTGGCATGGACCATTCGTCAGCCAGGTGTGATCGCGATTCCGAAAGCAAGTGCTATCAAGCATGTTCAGGAAAATGCCAAAGCGCTGGACGTGTTGTTGTCTGTGGAGAATATCGCGCAGTTAGATCAGGCTTTTCCTGCCCCAACGCGCAAACAGCATCTGGATGTGGTGTGA
- a CDS encoding MipA/OmpV family protein yields MKKPQLCMLAALISGAVVLPSAYAADVSLGLGAVGSTSVYRGVDNDVYPLPVLNYESESFYFRGLGGGYYLWNDGVNRFSLTAYYLPLGFKPGDSDDQRMKQLDKRRGTLMAGAAYRHTADWGEIRTVLAGDTLGYSNGFAWDTAYLYRFSMGDLSITPGIGATWFSENMNQYYYGVSAQESSRSGFNQYSPSNGWAPYLELSAGYQINQSWSAWAVGRYTRLSEEMKDSPIVDSNHSILMSAGVSYRF; encoded by the coding sequence GTGAAAAAACCTCAACTATGTATGCTGGCCGCGCTGATTTCTGGTGCTGTGGTCCTGCCTTCAGCCTACGCCGCAGATGTCTCTCTGGGCCTTGGCGCTGTGGGTTCAACGTCCGTGTACCGTGGTGTTGATAATGACGTTTATCCACTTCCTGTACTGAATTATGAAAGTGAAAGTTTTTATTTCCGCGGACTGGGTGGTGGATATTACCTGTGGAATGACGGCGTAAATCGTTTCTCTTTAACGGCCTATTACCTTCCTTTAGGCTTTAAACCGGGAGATAGTGACGATCAACGTATGAAGCAGTTGGACAAACGCCGCGGTACGTTGATGGCCGGCGCAGCTTACCGTCATACCGCCGATTGGGGTGAGATTCGTACCGTACTGGCAGGCGATACGCTGGGTTACAGCAACGGCTTCGCGTGGGATACCGCCTATCTTTATCGGTTCTCTATGGGCGACCTGAGCATCACTCCCGGTATCGGTGCGACCTGGTTTAGTGAAAATATGAACCAGTATTATTACGGCGTGAGTGCGCAAGAATCTTCGCGTTCAGGCTTTAACCAGTACAGCCCGAGTAATGGCTGGGCTCCGTATCTTGAGCTGAGCGCAGGTTATCAGATTAACCAAAGCTGGAGCGCTTGGGCGGTTGGTCGTTACACGCGCTTGTCTGAAGAAATGAAAGACAGCCCTATCGTCGATAGTAACCACAGCATCTTAATGAGCGCAGGCGTTAGCTATCGTTTCTGA
- the yeaG gene encoding protein kinase YeaG yields MNIFDHYRQRYDAAKDEEFTLQEFLTICQQDRTAYANAAERLLTAIGEPVMVDTAQESRMSRLFSNRVIARYPAFEEFYGMEEAIEQIVSYLKHAAQGLEEKKQILYLLGPVGGGKSSLAERLKALMQRVPIYILSANGERSPVNDHPLCLFNPQEDAAILEKEYTIPRRYLGTIMSPWAAKRLQDFGGDISKFRVVKVWPSILAQIGIAKTEPGDENNQDISALVGKVDIRKLEHFAQNDPDAYGYSGALCRANQGIMEFVEMFKAPIKVLHPLLTATQEGNYNGTEGIAALPFNGIILAHSNESEWVQFRNNKNNEAFLDRVYIVKVPYCLRVSEEVKIYDKLLDHSELTHAPCAPGTLETLARFSILSRLKDPENSSIYSKMRVYDGESLKDTDPKAKSYQEYRDYAGVDEGMNGLSTRFAFKILSRVFNFDHSEVAANPVHLFYVLEQQIEREQFPQELAEKYLEHLKGYLTPKYAEFIGKEIQTAYLESYSEYGQNIFDRYVTYADFWIQDQEYRDPDTGQLFDRESLNAELEKIEKPAGISNPKDFRNEIVNFVLRARASNSGRNPNWTSYEKLRTVIEKKMFSNTEELLPVISFNTKTSTDEQKKHDDFVDRMMEKGYTRKQVRLLCEWYLRVRKSS; encoded by the coding sequence ATGAACATATTTGATCACTACCGCCAGCGCTACGACGCTGCCAAGGACGAAGAGTTCACTCTGCAGGAATTCCTTACCATCTGTCAGCAGGATCGCACCGCTTATGCGAACGCGGCTGAACGATTGTTAACGGCTATCGGTGAGCCTGTAATGGTGGATACCGCCCAAGAATCACGAATGTCGCGCCTATTCTCTAACCGGGTGATTGCTCGCTACCCTGCTTTTGAAGAATTTTACGGTATGGAAGAGGCTATCGAACAGATTGTCTCTTACCTGAAGCATGCCGCGCAGGGATTGGAAGAGAAGAAACAGATTCTGTATCTATTGGGACCGGTTGGTGGCGGGAAATCCTCTCTGGCTGAACGCCTGAAAGCGCTGATGCAGCGCGTGCCCATTTACATCCTCAGCGCCAACGGCGAGCGTAGCCCGGTAAATGACCATCCGCTCTGCCTGTTCAACCCGCAGGAAGATGCCGCAATACTCGAAAAAGAGTATACGATCCCGCGGCGCTATCTCGGCACAATCATGTCACCGTGGGCGGCCAAACGCCTGCAGGATTTCGGTGGCGACATTTCTAAATTCAGAGTCGTCAAAGTGTGGCCATCCATTCTGGCACAAATCGGGATCGCGAAAACCGAACCGGGCGATGAAAACAACCAGGATATTTCAGCGCTGGTCGGTAAAGTCGATATCCGCAAACTGGAACATTTTGCCCAGAATGATCCTGATGCCTACGGTTACTCCGGTGCATTGTGCCGCGCGAACCAAGGCATTATGGAGTTCGTCGAGATGTTCAAAGCCCCCATCAAGGTGCTTCATCCGCTGCTGACCGCCACACAGGAAGGCAACTATAACGGGACGGAAGGCATTGCTGCCCTGCCGTTCAACGGGATTATTTTAGCGCACTCCAACGAATCCGAGTGGGTACAGTTCCGTAACAACAAGAACAATGAAGCGTTCCTCGACCGCGTGTATATCGTGAAGGTGCCGTACTGCCTGCGCGTATCCGAAGAGGTCAAAATTTACGACAAACTGTTGGATCACAGCGAACTGACACATGCGCCTTGCGCCCCCGGTACGCTGGAAACGCTGGCCCGCTTCTCTATTTTGTCGCGTCTGAAAGATCCTGAAAATTCCAGCATCTACTCCAAGATGCGGGTTTACGATGGGGAAAGCCTGAAAGATACCGATCCAAAGGCTAAATCCTATCAAGAATATCGGGACTACGCGGGCGTGGATGAAGGGATGAATGGTCTGTCGACCCGTTTCGCCTTTAAGATTCTGTCACGCGTCTTCAACTTCGATCACAGCGAAGTCGCCGCCAACCCGGTACACCTATTCTACGTACTGGAACAGCAGATCGAACGCGAGCAGTTTCCGCAGGAGCTGGCAGAGAAGTATCTGGAGCACCTGAAAGGCTATCTGACGCCGAAGTACGCCGAATTTATCGGTAAAGAGATCCAGACTGCCTATCTCGAATCCTATTCCGAATACGGGCAGAATATTTTTGACCGTTATGTTACCTACGCGGATTTCTGGATCCAAGATCAGGAGTACCGTGACCCCGATACTGGCCAGTTGTTTGACCGTGAATCATTGAACGCCGAGCTGGAAAAAATCGAGAAGCCTGCGGGCATCAGTAATCCTAAAGACTTCCGTAACGAGATTGTCAACTTCGTCCTACGCGCCCGCGCCAGCAATAGCGGCAGGAACCCAAACTGGACCAGTTACGAGAAACTGCGCACGGTTATCGAGAAGAAGATGTTCTCCAACACGGAAGAGCTGTTGCCTGTGATTTCGTTTAATACCAAAACCTCAACGGATGAACAGAAAAAACATGATGACTTCGTCGATCGCATGATGGAGAAAGGCTATACCCGGAAACAGGTGCGTTTGCTGTGCGAATGGTATCTGCGGGTGAGGAAATCATCATAA
- a CDS encoding YeaH/YhbH family protein, with translation MAYFIDRRLNGKNKSTVNRQRFLRRYKSQIKQSISEAINKRSVTDIESGESVSIPNADINEPMFHQGRGGRRHRVHPGNDHFVQNDKIERPQGGGSGGSGQGDASKDGEGEDGFVFQISKDEYLDLLFEDLALPNLKKTQHRQMTEYKTHRAGYTANGVPANISVVRSLQNSLARRMAMTAGKRRTLHELEESLEQLAHTEPAQLLEEERLRQDIAELRQKIARVPFIDTFDLRYKNYERRAEPSSQAVMFCLMDVSGSMDQSTKDMAKRFYILLYLFLSRNYKNVDVVYIRHHTQAKEVDEQEFFYSQETGGTIVSSALKLMEEVVRERYDPSQWNIYAAQASDGDNWADDSPLCHQILANKLLPMVRYYSYIEITRRSHQTLWREYETLRDTFDNFAMQHIRDQDDIYPVFRELFRKQTVGH, from the coding sequence ATGGCCTATTTTATTGACAGGCGACTGAACGGCAAAAACAAAAGCACGGTGAACCGCCAACGCTTTCTACGCCGCTATAAGTCGCAAATAAAACAGTCGATTTCCGAGGCCATTAATAAGCGTTCGGTGACCGACATCGAAAGCGGGGAGTCGGTGTCGATCCCCAATGCAGACATCAACGAACCGATGTTCCATCAGGGCCGCGGAGGACGCCGCCATCGCGTCCATCCGGGCAACGATCACTTCGTACAGAATGACAAAATCGAGCGGCCACAAGGCGGTGGCAGCGGTGGCTCCGGTCAGGGGGATGCCAGCAAAGACGGCGAAGGTGAGGATGGGTTTGTCTTTCAGATCTCCAAAGACGAATATCTGGACCTGCTGTTTGAAGATCTGGCGCTACCGAATCTGAAGAAGACCCAGCATCGGCAGATGACCGAATACAAAACGCATCGCGCCGGGTATACCGCTAACGGCGTTCCTGCGAATATTAGCGTGGTACGCTCGCTGCAAAACTCGCTGGCACGCCGTATGGCAATGACGGCGGGTAAACGCCGCACGTTGCATGAGTTGGAAGAGTCGTTGGAGCAGTTGGCGCATACCGAACCGGCACAGTTGCTGGAAGAGGAACGGTTACGGCAGGACATTGCCGAACTGCGCCAGAAAATCGCACGTGTGCCTTTTATCGATACGTTTGACCTGCGCTACAAGAACTACGAGCGTCGGGCCGAACCGTCTAGCCAGGCCGTAATGTTCTGTTTGATGGACGTGTCCGGTTCTATGGATCAATCGACGAAAGACATGGCGAAGCGCTTTTATATTCTGCTGTATCTGTTCCTCAGCAGAAATTATAAAAACGTCGATGTTGTCTATATTCGCCACCACACGCAGGCTAAAGAGGTCGATGAGCAGGAGTTCTTCTATTCTCAGGAAACCGGCGGCACCATTGTCTCCAGTGCCTTAAAGCTAATGGAGGAGGTGGTGCGTGAACGTTACGATCCATCACAGTGGAATATCTACGCCGCACAGGCGTCGGATGGCGATAACTGGGCAGATGATTCACCCCTGTGCCACCAGATCCTAGCGAATAAGCTTCTGCCGATGGTGCGTTACTATAGCTATATAGAAATCACCCGACGTTCACACCAGACGCTCTGGCGCGAATATGAAACGCTGCGTGATACGTTTGATAATTTCGCTATGCAGCATATCCGCGATCAGGATGATATTTACCCTGTCTTCCGTGAACTCTTCCGTAAACAAACCGTAGGGCATTAG
- a CDS encoding hemerythrin domain-containing protein, whose protein sequence is MNIDKFKHQHTEILASIDTLRRLSREGVTENATGIARAIVAMSSTIKLHLSAEDRVLYPSLQRSGDEQLAKMSQHYQDEMQTIAADYDAFSRRWNTASQLVGHDRDFRADANHVLRKVYERMQRENHDFYPRIETA, encoded by the coding sequence ATGAATATTGATAAATTCAAACACCAGCACACCGAAATACTCGCAAGCATTGACACCCTGCGTCGCCTGTCGCGGGAAGGCGTGACGGAGAACGCCACTGGCATCGCTCGTGCCATTGTCGCCATGAGTTCGACTATCAAACTGCATCTTTCTGCGGAAGATCGCGTGCTTTACCCTTCACTGCAACGCAGCGGTGATGAACAGTTAGCGAAAATGAGTCAACATTATCAGGATGAAATGCAAACCATCGCTGCGGATTACGATGCCTTTTCCCGCCGCTGGAATACAGCTTCACAGTTGGTTGGGCACGATAGGGATTTCCGGGCTGACGCTAATCACGTCTTACGTAAAGTCTATGAGCGTATGCAGCGGGAAAATCATGATTTTTATCCCCGTATTGAAACTGCCTGA
- a CDS encoding multidrug effflux MFS transporter: MQRFILILLTLVLLGPLGIDIYLPLIPAIAVALNSPESLIQSTVALFILVMGLGQLLAGPLVDKYGRRPMALAGVVIYIIGAIMAALATDATLFILSRLFQGMAVCCTAVAIFSSVRDKLNGDDAARTYGFLNGTLNIVPALAPLLGGLLAEAFGWRAPFWFLAGYSVLVLALVIRFLPETRPDSTLPVHGLPLRQYARLLSDRHFLGFASVNAGAMGMALTYVTFSPVVLMNQAQLTPLEFSIAFGANGFWIMLVSFFANRIIRKVGRPRCLAIGSLLMGAGFLSLLGGVVFLPETMQDTWPTYMLPVALACAGLAFLIGPSTSYALEPYSNEAGIASAMVGFVQMAGGAALGLIAMAMPLPSKISLALVMLCAALLAIRARLLTRHHKSSITSLPRA; this comes from the coding sequence ATGCAACGATTTATTCTGATTTTACTGACTCTGGTTCTACTCGGCCCTCTGGGCATCGACATCTATTTACCGCTTATTCCCGCCATCGCCGTGGCGCTGAACAGCCCAGAATCGCTGATTCAGTCCACCGTTGCCCTCTTTATTCTGGTCATGGGATTAGGTCAGCTTTTGGCAGGGCCACTGGTTGATAAATACGGTCGCCGCCCCATGGCGCTGGCAGGCGTGGTTATTTACATCATCGGGGCGATCATGGCGGCACTGGCCACCGATGCCACGCTATTCATTCTCTCACGCCTTTTTCAGGGTATGGCCGTCTGCTGTACCGCCGTTGCCATTTTCAGCAGCGTGCGAGACAAACTAAACGGCGATGATGCCGCCAGAACCTATGGTTTTCTTAACGGCACGCTGAACATCGTCCCGGCGCTAGCACCGTTATTAGGTGGGCTTTTAGCCGAGGCTTTCGGCTGGCGCGCTCCTTTCTGGTTCCTTGCAGGTTACAGCGTTCTGGTACTGGCACTCGTCATCCGTTTCCTGCCCGAAACACGCCCGGATTCAACCTTACCGGTGCACGGTTTGCCGCTGCGCCAATATGCCCGCCTGTTATCCGATCGCCACTTTCTGGGTTTCGCGTCAGTCAATGCAGGCGCAATGGGGATGGCGTTAACCTACGTCACCTTCTCTCCCGTGGTGTTAATGAACCAGGCGCAACTCACGCCGCTTGAGTTTTCGATTGCCTTCGGCGCAAACGGCTTTTGGATCATGCTGGTCAGCTTTTTTGCCAATCGCATCATCCGCAAAGTCGGTCGGCCGCGCTGTCTGGCTATCGGTAGCCTGCTGATGGGGGCGGGTTTTCTTTCGCTGCTCGGCGGTGTCGTTTTCTTACCCGAAACCATGCAAGATACCTGGCCAACCTACATGTTACCCGTCGCGCTAGCCTGTGCGGGTCTGGCATTTTTGATCGGGCCGTCCACCAGCTATGCGCTGGAACCTTATTCCAATGAAGCGGGCATTGCGTCGGCGATGGTAGGATTTGTGCAGATGGCGGGCGGTGCGGCACTGGGGCTGATTGCAATGGCAATGCCTCTGCCGTCAAAAATATCACTGGCGCTGGTTATGCTCTGTGCCGCTCTGCTGGCGATACGCGCCCGCCTGCTCACGCGTCACCACAAGAGCAGCATTACGTCGCTGCCCCGCGCCTAG
- a CDS encoding D-amino acid dehydrogenase, protein MRVVILGSGVVGVSTAWYLAQAGHDVTVIDRQPEPALETSAANAGQISPGYAAPWAAPGIPLKAIKWMFQRHAPLAIRPDFTATQLCWMWQMLLNCDARHYKTNKARMVRLAEYSRDCLQQLRRDTGIQYEGRQGGTLQLFRTEQQYDNAIRDIAVLEEAGVPYQLLTRQELASVEPALASVAEKLTGGLRLPHDETGDCQLFTRQLAAMVINAGVTFKLGRHVRQLRVEGQHVTGVQCDDEMIVADAYVMACGSYSTGLLRQWFTIPVYPLKGYSLTIPLADDASAPVSTVLDETYKVAITRFDHRIRVGGMAEVVGFNTDLNLKRRETLEMVVRDLYPHCGPIEQATFWTGLRPMTPDGTPLVGRSPLKNLYLNTGHGTLGWTMACGSGKLLADILSDKSPEIEADDLSVERYVR, encoded by the coding sequence ATGCGGGTTGTGATTCTGGGAAGTGGTGTGGTTGGTGTAAGTACCGCCTGGTATCTTGCACAGGCAGGGCATGATGTTACCGTTATCGACAGGCAACCTGAACCCGCGTTGGAAACCAGCGCAGCGAATGCAGGGCAGATCTCACCCGGTTATGCCGCACCGTGGGCTGCACCAGGAATACCGCTGAAAGCGATAAAATGGATGTTTCAGCGCCATGCGCCGTTGGCCATTCGGCCAGACTTCACGGCGACACAACTTTGCTGGATGTGGCAAATGTTGCTCAACTGCGATGCGCGCCACTATAAGACCAATAAAGCCCGGATGGTGCGTCTGGCGGAATACAGCCGTGACTGTTTGCAACAACTGCGGCGAGATACCGGTATTCAGTACGAAGGTCGACAGGGTGGAACGCTGCAACTGTTCCGCACCGAACAGCAATATGATAATGCGATACGAGATATCGCCGTACTCGAAGAGGCTGGCGTACCTTACCAATTGTTGACCCGCCAGGAGCTGGCCTCGGTTGAACCTGCGCTGGCGAGCGTGGCGGAGAAGCTCACCGGTGGGCTGCGGTTGCCGCATGATGAAACGGGCGATTGCCAACTGTTCACCCGCCAACTGGCGGCGATGGTCATCAATGCAGGGGTTACCTTCAAGCTAGGGCGTCATGTTCGCCAACTGCGGGTCGAAGGGCAACATGTCACGGGTGTACAGTGCGACGATGAAATGATCGTAGCAGATGCCTATGTGATGGCCTGCGGCTCCTATTCTACGGGGCTACTGCGGCAGTGGTTCACTATTCCGGTTTATCCGCTGAAAGGCTACTCATTGACGATCCCGTTGGCGGATGATGCTTCGGCACCCGTTTCTACCGTGCTGGATGAAACGTACAAAGTAGCCATTACACGTTTTGACCATCGCATCCGCGTTGGTGGCATGGCAGAAGTGGTGGGTTTTAACACCGATCTGAACCTTAAACGACGTGAGACGCTGGAAATGGTGGTGCGCGATCTGTATCCCCATTGTGGCCCGATCGAGCAAGCGACATTCTGGACAGGGCTGCGCCCGATGACGCCAGACGGCACGCCGCTGGTAGGGCGCTCGCCGCTGAAAAATTTATATCTGAATACAGGACATGGTACGTTGGGCTGGACGATGGCCTGCGGGTCAGGAAAGCTGCTGGCGGATATTCTGTCGGATAAATCACCGGAGATTGAGGCCGATGATTTATCCGTGGAAAGATACGTTCGTTAA
- a CDS encoding 6-phosphofructokinase has protein sequence MKIGLVISGGDASGINNFIYQVNKMTAADIVIFDGGINGLIDNCCKILTRRDLVDYSISSMPLIASGRKTEKCRKTDYEEIVKNIQKQKLDALIMAGGDGSFQFLKKLSHYGIHCYGVGMTIDNDISGNSYTIGFSTACEQVMGEVEKLRNTGRGLQGRVFMIELLGGYCGELTLQAALKSNADIALIPESPWDIDALSHRIREKIAEQNSVVILCSEGYTHEYTPGFQGAIDTIIKKLEHKVGIRIRKTILGYGLRSGAPTGEEIIQGTLLAEEVVRCINAGLTNKIIIINNNNKAIPIDLEDSERRLVDVESHFYKLAKTHHLI, from the coding sequence ATGAAAATTGGATTAGTCATTAGCGGCGGCGACGCCAGCGGAATAAATAACTTCATCTATCAGGTGAATAAAATGACTGCCGCTGACATCGTCATTTTCGATGGTGGAATTAATGGCCTTATCGATAATTGCTGTAAAATCCTCACGCGTCGAGATCTGGTGGATTACTCCATTTCGTCAATGCCGCTGATTGCATCAGGGAGAAAAACTGAGAAATGTAGAAAAACAGACTACGAGGAAATCGTTAAAAACATCCAAAAACAAAAACTCGATGCGCTCATTATGGCTGGAGGAGATGGTTCATTTCAATTTTTAAAAAAATTAAGCCACTATGGTATTCATTGTTACGGCGTAGGAATGACGATTGATAACGACATCTCAGGGAATAGCTATACGATTGGTTTTTCTACCGCCTGCGAACAGGTAATGGGTGAGGTAGAGAAATTACGTAATACGGGCCGGGGATTACAGGGACGGGTATTCATGATTGAATTACTCGGTGGCTATTGCGGTGAACTAACACTACAGGCGGCATTAAAGAGTAATGCTGATATCGCACTCATTCCGGAATCACCGTGGGATATTGATGCGTTATCACACCGTATTCGGGAGAAAATTGCAGAACAAAATAGTGTGGTTATTTTATGCTCTGAGGGCTACACCCATGAATATACCCCCGGCTTTCAGGGCGCTATCGATACTATTATCAAGAAGCTCGAACATAAGGTTGGGATCCGCATCCGAAAAACTATTTTAGGATACGGATTACGAAGTGGCGCGCCTACCGGGGAAGAAATTATTCAGGGCACTCTATTAGCAGAAGAGGTCGTTCGGTGTATTAACGCTGGCCTGACTAATAAAATTATCATTATCAATAATAACAACAAAGCTATCCCTATCGATCTGGAGGATTCCGAACGACGTTTGGTTGATGTCGAAAGTCATTTTTATAAACTTGCGAAAACTCACCATCTTATATGA
- a CDS encoding PTS sugar transporter subunit IIB, protein MLKVLCVCGCGLGSSFAIEMSAKSVLKKLGIDAEINHTTISEASAFNYDVILTQKIFADILNSDASEDEKKRVIILNKLTDKDEIEEKILAYIQAHK, encoded by the coding sequence ATGTTGAAAGTGCTTTGTGTTTGCGGCTGTGGATTAGGTTCCAGTTTCGCTATCGAAATGAGTGCAAAATCCGTATTAAAAAAATTGGGCATTGATGCGGAAATCAATCACACCACGATTTCAGAAGCCTCAGCCTTTAATTATGACGTCATTCTAACCCAGAAAATATTTGCGGATATCCTGAATAGCGACGCCAGTGAAGATGAGAAAAAAAGAGTCATCATTCTTAATAAACTTACCGACAAAGATGAAATAGAAGAAAAAATTTTAGCCTACATCCAGGCTCATAAATAG